A single genomic interval of Cygnus olor isolate bCygOlo1 chromosome 17, bCygOlo1.pri.v2, whole genome shotgun sequence harbors:
- the PRR14L gene encoding protein PRR14L isoform X1 has product MLSAGVECRLDSAASGVTEEFYAGLPASISTELMAVSEPTVGLDAKADVSTPVPACSSSLSSEHHGTSGVEDFCQKTEEPDDMVRVISQGPAESRPEELMTDRGLEEDEKNKRQNFRELDCSGGGYLQEDKGAQDAEENCAECCALTPGDWSKQEDPHLNQHKPKSSRSCCAEIAGSLKNKEENQANVQVTAETLPKPTEDVQGMKTDGTRIFSKAEYQNDSVSRGLPPDSNECPDVNTVMARAGVSETSSLDFSEPLKVMDIETTTEPQQISEYNGLKAHTDMSLRTGGNVVSILETRKDKLPRQSPVNEFSTSLANCQTYQQDEENNAHDFCTVPLPKQNELGRLSSVESGRMLSIESSEGLCSVLKSICYLDSRKMLLENNSIAMHKIINETPKKYLPENMESQTNYDHGTGFVENWTYASMPLEHLSVVRNKGLSSAQTDRREENDNIGKYYSFEFEEAAETQRKIAVGGNIEAGSLPEAPEDANSEHGHSSVFSSIPSSSEDFSKEKIKVVPSEVDKWKKDHWQFSISDLCKDGAKENRLLKEMNSITSHEIRQTEVCIYNAYSKISPPRSHSCLDHTTKLEKRSPEVQLFEKESESNTKSEELAGSLVDTTEANSNDTLSTGKETNLICTLNVTLPPVAQKSREPHCNECLPCTTYEVANRDKAQDSLSGKESVGASGTTEEQVAEFVLHRDSFESSINPKTFDAPNMTRKNSQKSLAGNIESVDTGLENEHSDTWHCNNQSVKDQHTVANTSCTLSGSTHIDDALPSSRSFKADVEMKIEENDSLEGEASPGCNGKKAIVFLEERFPLACGSLPSEDYLGNRDVVLHGINDISTAKNMFCSTYTAEEPTATLVGDEVSNKNMKVGNVKQFDLYKVTDVSEIICGKDEAKEQISMCALQTDEFDKIRTVSSPKAPECNWRSKTSEQLLVRYLKKKKCVHNFGFCNSPLGPKMKELGTYEKKEVSSLTANPSEYSTSICDCPLLSNVNIQTRHATKTEKTLCPMENQFLARQSEFNGPVPGSKHLESLNKPPNTGLQSMATSVEETKISIVSSQSEEKLLKKGDDLPPLVHKYVREDGFQGTVKEKVVDFDSLNGIRNADTSGCMGFISDLIQVKTTELKEQENRCGREGKETLEESLSDSKSRCVLAVKDMDVTLPEGGDCGQKFKNACVEEKIEREIAPRKKLPIRSFLDGDFRWALLEGSKESGSKIVPVSTENCENVFEEIPRSNLNFSKEGKNTTKLAHLAGISLCSETVQDCQTEDAPDTEISPEFQCNTTPPFYPSMNILSNSCKESSPNCVCHEVCVPYKLNAQSKYNVKKITGCQDTIPVYSVCKENKALGSEKLDQVEKCQALKRKKKYEEMEVHLSDMAQQEKKSEYRVKSKVTLQPSILDSSELLCSSSTELVMARNTKFEGPSEEIFAFKSNENKLHSTLQELKRPKITPDTISSQFLKTQDSEMKNLNLNLSYNRIPGAFGTTNKLRGPLPLKRQPRRTCKKVPASYQVETVRKMKKIKSSTFLDAPSEMPPNQENTLLKSLYFTYKPPTVEKEIAMGFVRMPRPSAKRCNLLNSLKCRKCTKESALLSKLSAMASKLLAPAKSIHNIEPLPCSSEILPVAVRYSQRRSKNLLEALSCINRNLHSRWADSWCTKMFSFQSLALYPVGSTKISFLDLSNNSPSSFLDTPVLPISFHIKLDSSPVTDLTGITSRHSGHHRPVLGETPAPPSKWTFSFLLSQSCLDAAAFKEDSSLDNELPSPLSVTTPGAVALHPDHRRNAVAERTGSCSMLGLHTVLALSSPGCYRIWTRRRNLTSRIPTVQRLFISQFTQGLKGARYRTNVSDDLVSSLPYSLGRALSLWSQHGPACPSEITPLHSNHCKWQPSVGIENSYAMLPHLPVQSMEALQTVGGEIPVEPSFLLPLPKSRSLPEALQSTPRLPASELQVPALDEANTSIPACFRSQDNTELKKTEPEKRPKKVSQIRIRKTVPKPDPNLTPMGLPKPKRLKKKEFSLEEIYTNKNYKSPPPARGLETIFEEPKEKNGHLISVSQQKRKRILEFQDFTLPRKRKARGKIKAVGSFTRAKKAALQSAELDALLSQKLMDLEAFFAKEAEQEQASVIQGSHSAECGPNQPL; this is encoded by the exons ATGCTATCAGCTGGGGTGGAATGTCGCCTTGATTCTGCCGCCAGCGGTGTAACAGAGGAGTTCTATGCGGGACTGCCAGCCAGCATCTCCACGGAGCTTATGGCTGTATCGGAGCCTACCGTTGGATTAGATGCAAAGGCTGACGTATCGACACCTGTGCCcgcatgcagcagcagcctgtcaTCTGAGCATCACGGGACTTCTGGGGTAGAAGACTTTTGCCAGAAGACGGAGGAGCCGGATGATATGGTCAGAGTGATTTCTCAGGGGCCAGCAGAATCCCGTCCTGAAGAGTTAATGACGGACAGAGGCCTtgaagaggatgaaaaaaacaaaagacaaaactttAGGGAACTAGACTGCTCTGGTGGTGGATACCTGCAAGAAGATAAAGGGGCGCAAGATGCAGAGGAGAACTGTGCTGAATGCTGTGCTTTAACACCTGGGGATTGGTCAAAACAA GAGGATCCTCACCTAAACCAGCATAAGCCTAAGTCTTCAAGAAGCTGTTGCGCTGAAATAGCAGGATCTCTGAAGAACAAAG aagaaaaccaagCAAATGTTCAGGTGACAGCTGAAACTCTGCCAAAGCCCACTGAAGACGTACAAGGTATGAAGACTGATGGGACTAGGATATTTAGTAAAGCAGAATACCAGAATGACAGTGTGAGTCGAGGTCTTCCACCTGATAGCAATGAATGTCCAGATGTAAACACAGTCATGGCCAGAGCTGGGGTTTCAGAAACCAGCTCGTTAGATTTTTCAGAGCCTTTAAAAGTAATGGACATTGAAACAACTACAGAACCACAACAAATAAGTGAATATAATGGGTTGAAAGCCCATACTGACATGTCATTGAGAACAGGTGGCAATGTTGTATCTATTTTGGAGACTAGAAAAGATAAGTTACCCAGACAAAGTCCTGTTAATGAATTTAGTACATCACTTGCTAATTGCCAGACTTATCAGCAGGATGAAGAAAACAATGCTCATGACTTCTGTACTGTTCCTCTACCTAAACAGAATGAACTTGGTAGATTATCATCAGTAGAAAGTGGTAGAATGCTCTCCATAGAAAGTTCTGAAGGTTTATGTTCAGTTCTGAAAAGCATCTGTTATCTGGACTCTAGAAAGATGTTGCTAGAAAATAATAGTATTGCAATGCATAAAATTATCAATGAAACCCCAAAAAAGTATCTTCCTGAAAACATGGAAAGTCAGACTAATTATGATCATGGAACTGGGTTTGTAGAAAATTGGACCTATGCATCCATGCCATTAGAGCATCTCTCAGTGGTAAGGAACAAAGGATTATCTAGTGCTCAAACTGATCGTAGGGAAGAAAATGATAATATAGGTAAATATTACAGCTTTGAATTTGAAGAAGCTGCTGAAACCCAAAGGAAAATTGCTGTGGGAGGTAACATTGAAGCTGGTAGCTTGCCTGAAGCTCCAGAGGATGCTAACTCTGAGCATGGTCATTCTTCAGTTTTTAGTTCTATTCCTTCATCTTCTGAGgatttctcaaaagaaaaaataaaagtggtcCCATCAGAAGTTGATAAGTGGAAAAAGGACCACTGGCAATTCTCTATCAGTGACCTATGCAAGGATGGtgcaaaagaaaatagactATTGAAGGAAATGAACAGCATTACTTCCCATGAAATTAGACAGACAGAGGTATGCATTTATAATGCCTACAGTAAAATTTCTCCTCCCAGAAGCCATAGCTGTCTGGACCATACTACCAAGCTAGAAAAAAGGTCACCTGAGGTACAATTGTTTGAAAAGGAATCTGAGAGTAATACAAAGTCAGAAGAGTTAGCTGGCAGTTTAGTTGACACTACAGAAGCCAATAGTAATGACACTTTGTCCACTGGCAAAGAAACTAATTTGATTTGTACACTAAATGTAACTCTACCGCCTGTTGCACAAAAATCAAGAGAACCTCACTGTAATGAGTGTCTTCCTTGTACTACTTACGAAGTTGCAAACAGGGATAAGGCTCAGGATAGTCTATCTGGAAAAGAATCAGTTGGTGCTTCTGGGACAACAGAGGAACAAGTTGCTGAATTTGTACTTCATAGAGACAGTTTCGAGTCTTCAATAAACCCCAAGACTTTTGATGCACCTAATATGACAAGAAAAAATTCCCAAAAGTCTTTAGCAGGGAATATAGAAAGTGTGGACACTGGTTTAGAAAATGAACATAGTGACACATGGCATTGTAATAATCAGAGCGTAAAAGACCAGCATACAGTTGCCAATACTTCCTGTACTTTATCAGGGAGTACACATATAGACGATGCTCTCCCAAGCAGTCGTTCTTTTAAGGCTGACGTTGAGATGAAGATTGAAGAAAATGATAGTTTGGAAGGAGAAGCTTCACCTGGATGTAATGGTAAAAAGGCTATCGTCTTTCTGGAAGAACGCTTCCCTTTGGCATGTGGATCTCTTCCTTCTGAAGATTACTTGGGCAACAGAGATGTAGTTCTGCATGGGATAAATGacatttccacagcaaaaaacatgttttgctcAACTTACACTGCAGAGGAACCTACTGCTACCTTGGTAGGAGATGAGGTTTCAAATAAGAATATGAAGGTTGGAAATGTGAAACAATTTGATCTTTATAAAGTAACAGATGTCAGTGAAATTATTTGTGGCAAAGATGAGGCAAAAGAACAAATTAGCATGTGTGCTCTCCAGACAGATGAATTTGATAAAATAAGAACTGTGAGCTCTCCAAAGGCTCCTGAATGCAATTGGAGAAGTAAGACTAGTGAACAGCTATTAGtcagatatttgaaaaaaaaaaaatgtgttcataaTTTTGGATTTTGCAACTCTCCATTAGGCCCGAAGATGAAAGAACTAGGCACAtatgagaagaaagaagtgtCATCACTCACAGCTAACCCTTCTGAGTATAGCACTTCAATCTGTGATTGTCCGTTACTCAGCAATGTGAATATTCAAACAAGACATGctaccaaaacagaaaagaccCTGTGTCCAATGGAAAATCAGTTTCTTGCACGTCAAAGTGAGTTTAATGGCCCAGTTCCAGGCAGCAAGCATCTAGAAAGTTTAAACAAACCACCAAACACAGGTTTACAATCTATGGCTACTTCTGTGGAAGAAACTAAAATATCAATTGTCTCTAGTCAAAGTGAAgagaaactgttaaaaaaaggCGATGACCTGCCTCCGTTGGTTCATAAATATGTAAGGGAAGATGGTTTTCAAGGAACTGTAAAAGAGAAGGTAGTGGATTTTGACTCTTTAAATGGTATAAGAAATGCAGACACTTCAGGATGCATGGGCTTCATCAGTGATCTAATTCAGGTGAAGACAACAGAactaaaagaacaagaaaacagatgtgGAAGAGAAGGTAAAGAAACTCTTGAAGAAAGCCTTTCTGACAGTAAATCACGATGTGTTCTAGCTGTGAAAGACATGGATGTGACCCTACCAGAAGGTGGTGACTGTGGACAGAAGTTTAAGAATGCATGTGTAGAAGAGAAGATTGAAAGAGAAATAGCTCCTAGAAAAAAGTTGCCCATACGTTCTTTCCTTGATGGAGATTTCCGATGGGCTTTGTTAGAAGGTTCAAAAGAATCTGGTAGCAAAATAGTCCCTGTCAGTACTGAGaattgtgaaaatgtttttgaagaaatcCCAAGATCTAACctaaatttttcaaaagaaggaaaaaatactacAAAGCTTGCACACTTAGCAGGTATCAGTCTGTGTTCAGAAACTGTGCAAGACTGTCAAACTGAAGATGCACCTGACACAGAAATTTCACCAGAATTCCAATGTAATACTACACCCCCATTTTATCCATCTATGAATATACTATCAAACAGTTGCAAAGAATCATCACCAAATTGTGTTTGCCATGAAGTGTGTGTGCCTTACAAATTAAATGCACAGAGCAAAtataatgtaaagaaaattacAGGATGTCAAGACACTATACCAGTTTATTCAGTTTGCAAGGAAAATAAGGCTTTAGGTTCAGAGAAACTTGATCAAGTAGAGAAATGTCAGGCACTGAAACGAAAGAAAAAGTATGAGGAGATGGAAGTACATTTGTCAGACATGGCACAACAAGAAAAGAAGTCGGAATACCGAGTGAAATCAAAAGTAACACTGCAACCAAGCATATTGGACAGTTCTGAACTTTTATGCAGTTCTTCAACTGAGTTGGTGATGGCAAGAAATACAAAGTTTGAAGGTCCTTCAGAggagatttttgcttttaaaagcaacGAAAATAAACTACATAGCACTTTACAAGAACTCAAAAGGCCAAAGATTACCCCTGATACAATTAGTTCACAGTTTTTGAAGACTCAggattcagaaatgaaaaacctGAACCTTAATTTAAGCTATAATAGAATTCCTGGTGCCTTTGgaacaacaaataaattaagagGACCTCTTCCATTAAAAAGACAGCCTAGAAGGACGTGCAAAAAAGTTCCCGCTTCGTATCAAGtagaaactgtaagaaaaatgaaaaaaattaaaagttcaaCTTTTTTGGATGCTCCCTCAGAAATGCCCCCTAACCAGGAAAACACACTCCTCAAATCTTTATACTTTACATATAAACCACCAacagtggaaaaggaaatagCCATGGGATTTGTACGTATGCCAAGGCCCTCTGCCAAGAGGTGCAATTTGTTGAACAGCTTGAAATGTAGAAAATGTACCAAAGAATCAGCATTGTTGAGCAAGCTTTCTGCAATGGCTAGCAAACTACTGGCACCTGCCAAAAGCATCCATAACATAGAACCACTGCCATGTTCTTCTGAAATCCTTCCAGTGGCTGTGCGGTACAGCCAACGTAGATCTAAAAATCTATTGGAAGCTTTGTCTTGCATTAACAGGAACTTACACTCACGCTGGGCTGACAGTTGGTGTACCAAGATGTTCAGCTTTCAGTCTTTGGCACTTTATCCTGTAGGATCtaccaaaatatcttttttagaCTTGAGCAACAACTCTCCATCCTCTTTCTTGGATACCCCGGTTTTACcaatttcttttcacataaaattGGACTCCAGTCCTGTGACAGACCTAACAGGGATTACATCTCGGCACTCAGGACATCACAGACCAGTTTTGGGAGAAACGCCGGCACCACCTTCGAAGTGGacattctcttttctcctgtctcAGAGCTGTTTGGATGCAGCAGCTTTCAAGGAAGATTCCAGTCTAGATAATGAgctgccttcccctctctctgTAACAACCCCAGGGGCTGTTGCCCTTCATCCCGACCACAGAAGAAATGCCGTAGCTGAAAGAACGGGAAGTTGCTCCATGCTTGGCCTTCACACGGTGTTAGCACTTTCTTCCCCAGGATGTTACAGGATTTGGACGAGAAGAAGAAACTTAACCAGTCGTATTCCTACTGTCCAGAGACTATTTATATCCCAATTCACACAGGGTTTGAAAGGGGCAAGGTATCGAACTAATGTATCAGATGACCTCGTCTCTTCCTTGCCATACTCCTTGGGCAGGGCCCTATCCTTATGGAGTCAGCATGGTCCTGCCTGTCCCTCCGAAATCACTCCTCTTCATTCCAATCACTGCAAGTGGCAGCCAAGTGTGGGCATCGAGAACAG CTATGCCATGTTACCGCACTTACCTGTACAGAGTATGGAAGCACTACAGACTGTGGGTGGTGAGATACC TGTGGAACCTTCATTCCTTCTTCCATTACCAAAGTCTCGCTCACTTCCAGAAGCATTGCAATCTACCCCCAGGCTTCCAGCATCTGAACTCCAGGTCCCTGCCCTTGATGAAGCTAATACTTCCATTCCGGCCTGTTTTAGATCTCAAGAtaacacagaactgaaaaag ACTGAGCCAGAAAAGAGGCCAAAGAAAGTCTCACAGATCCGAATCAGGAAAACTGTTCCTAAGCCAGATCCTAACCTTACTCCAATGGGACTACCCAAACCAAAAAG gcttaagaaaaaagaatttagtTTAGAAGAAATTTACACAAACAAGAACTACAAGTCCCCTCCTCCAGCCAG GGGCTTGGAAACAATCTTTGAAGAGcccaaggagaaaaatggaCACTTGATCTCTGTCagccagcagaagagaaagcgGATTCTAGAGTTTCAGGACTTCACTCTTCCTCGGAAGAGGAAGGCACGAGGCAAAATCAAAGCAGTGGGTAGTTTCACCCGAGCAAAAAAAGCTGCACTACAAAGTGCAGAGTTAGATGCCCTTCTGAGTCAAAAGCTAATGGACCTAGAAGCCTTTTTTGCAAAGGaggctgagcaggagcaggcGTCTGTCATCCAAGGGAGCCATTCAGCTGAATGTGGTCCAAATCAGCCACTTTAG